DNA from Strigops habroptila isolate Jane chromosome 6, bStrHab1.2.pri, whole genome shotgun sequence:
TGAGCATGGTCGATGGCAAAACTGTATCAGACAGATGTTGCTCTAGCAGGCTAAGGGCAATCCTGCTGTCTCCCAGACATTGCTGCAccagggctggaaggggctgTGATACGGACTCCACCCCGAGCAGCCAAGGGTTTGCCACACAGCCCTCCCCGCACGCCGTAAGGGGCATGCACAAGCCCAGCTATCCCTTTGGGAACGTTGTCTCTGTGGTGTGTTACATACCTGACATTCGTGGGGTTTTTCTCCTGTGTGCACCAGATAGTGCTTCTGGAGGTGAGCCAGCTGCGTGAAGCCTTTATTGCAAGTCTGGCATTTAAACGGTCTCTCTCCGCTGTGCACTCGGAGGTGCACCTAGggagaaacaaagcaattaaCAATTTGCAGTCTCCAGTACTGTAACAAAAGTACTTTCAGATGTTTCCCAAAGTTAGCGGAAGACTCCATTGCCAAAACACAATGTTATCTAGTTAATTAGGAGGTGTCAGTATTAAAACACCGGTTTTACAACCATGCTTTCTTGCTGAGGGGTGCCATATTAAGCCCTTAAGACTGATACACATCTTAACAAGCAAGGGAGGTCTGTCCCTACTTTCCCCAGATATCCTACAGGGAGAAACCAGAGCCTTCCAAGAAGGCTTGTGTCTTATGTTCCGCTGCCTACCTTCAGATTGGAGAGCTGGCCAAAGGTCTTGGAGCAAACATTGCATTCGTACTTGATCTTTCCATTCTGCTTCTTCAGTGGATATGGGAGGGTTTTGTAACCGGTCACATTCCTCTTACTTTTAATGAGATTCATGGCTTCTTCACCGCCGGTGGCAGCCAACACCACTGAGGTAGGTTTAGGTTGCATTATGTGTTCTGAACTGGCTGCTGTACCAGCTGTGGGTGACCCACTGGTAGGGCTGCATGGCTTGTCCTTCATGCTGGCAGCAGCGCCCGTGACAGAGAAGGCACTGTTAGGTGCTGGTATGAGGAAGTCTCTCGGATGATCAGGCTGCAGCAGTCGACGGCCTCCTTCACTGGGCAATGAACTGGGGAGTGTGGTGGGGTTCAACATATGGTGCGAAAGGCTACCTCCACTGAGCAGGTTGCCATAGAGAGGGTACATCCTTGGAAAGAGATTGAAATTGTTGATGCCATTGATATTGTTCAAAGCGCTCAGGTTATTACAGCTCATGTTGAATGGAGGTATCAGGAATTTGGGGTAGTGGGGGTTATAGGATGGTAGAAAGGCAGGTGGGAGGTGGCCAGGGGGTGCATATCCAGGATAAGACCCCAATCCTTCCGAGCCATATGATCCATTCAAGTAAGAATATGGCTCTCTGTGCTCTTGGGAAGTGGGTGCCAGGGGTGAAACTGTGACCCCTGGACTGCTGTGAGGGCTTGAACTTTTTAAGCTTTGGTCTGGGCTGCTCCTCCCGGAAGGACTCGGCGTAGTAGATGTCTGGATGGGTGAGTGAGTAATGTAGCTGGGTCTGTCCATCCCGTATGCTAAGGAAGCTTTCAGATAGTCTTCTGGAATGTGAGGTCGGATTGGGTAGACAACTCGAGGGAAGAAACACCTCTCCGGGCTATAGTTCTTACGCAAATCATCCAAGTCTTTTTCTGGAGTAACTGGTGAAATGTTGGTCTGGAAGaagtcttttccttttggaGGATTGGATTCcattttcaggatttctttcaCACTGTGCTCCTTCTTTGGGATGCTTTTCTGATAGAGATCATCTTTatcagcactgtgctgctttggATTAACGTTGGTTTGTGCTGAAATATAAAGACAAGATAATAATTATTTAGATATGCCACCATCATTAtctcttttcaaaacaaaatctaacTCCCACAAGTTTTGTGGGGAGGAAGAGCCACTCTCAGAGATGAGGAATCATTTCACTCACCAAAAAACTAATTTCTGTGTGAAGAAATGCCTGCTGGTAGTAAGTGTTGATAAAAAGTATTGTTAATTTAAGGGATGCCAGCCAGTACATACAGATCTAGATGACAATTCATTTGCAGAGTGCTACTCTCCACTTTGCAAACTGATTTAACCTTTCTTTCCCCTTAAATTTGACTTGTTGAATGTCCATTTGGGCAGTATTTCTAATAAATGCGGTAACAAGCATTTGTTCACAATACAGGTTCAACAGAAGGACTTTGCAGAACACAAGCTCCTAGAAATGTTCCTCAGTAAAATAACAAGGCATGACAAATCGGCTTTTGCCAAACCGCAGCAGTCACTTCACCAGCCAGTTCAATTACTTACAGTACTGAAAAAACCATGGCTGGCTGGGATGAAAGCTCCCTTCAAAGAGAAGGTATTCTCCATCAGTAAACAGATCATTACTCATTAAATATACTGCTTAGGAACATCTACAACAAAGCAGACTATTTACTGCAGATTTCTGTGGCATTCGGTCTATGCAAAACTCCTCTGCTTACAGCTgtactttataaaaaaaaactgctgaagcaaagcaaaaggaagcaaGACTGGTCGGCTCCAGCTTAAGTTGAAAtgtactttaaagaaaaaaattaaaaggaaaaagaaatatttatttagaaggAAATAGAAGCTAGCATCCATTTGGCTCAGTTCAGCACATACACTGTTTATTTGTATTCAAAGGCTCGACCTTGTTATCTGGACATAATATAATATGAAGAGTGTACTGAAAGATGTCTTcaatagaaaaagaagtatGCTTTTATCTCACCTCCCAAAGTTAATAGTTATATAACCATGAAATGATGACTCGTAAGATATTTTATTACAGGGGAAAAACCTACAAGAAGGTTTCATATTCATGGTTAGTTATGTGCAGTTTTCCATCAGGAGGTACAAGTCAATGCCGCTAGGTATGCAACTTGAAAGTattgcagccctgcagcccagTTTCTACTTTTGTGATGGACTGGTCTTATTTCACTAACTAAGGCGAGAAACTGTTACTTCTGATTTTTGGAGGACCAGCTGAACCCAGTGAGGAAGATGGGAACAGGCAAGGACCACACCACTTTCAACGCAGATTCTTTGCTTCACTATATTCACTGATGGAATCTATCATTCAGCAACATTACCCTATAAGGCAAAGAAACAGCCATTTATTAAATGTACCCAAGAAAACGGCTGCTTTCAAATCATGCTCCTTCTCACAGCAACCCACTTGTACAGTAGCATCCTTCTTCAAATGGCGCTAGACTAGCAGCAAGCAAATTTAGTTTTGACATGTGGGCAGTTTGTGTATTTCCAAGCTGCAATGTAATGCTATTGAACACAGTTATGTTCAATAATATGTTTAGGATAAAAAATAGCATGTGTTGTACAGCAAGCACGTACGCACTTAAGTGCACAGACAGCTTcccaatttcttcttttgatgTTAAAGCTTAATGCAGGgctctttcaaaaataaattaatagtaTGTTGTGTTGTATGGCACTAAAAATCATCTACTTTCTTTGATAGTTTTGTCTGTACTCGTGGACTGGTAACTCGTTTTCTAAACGTCTACCCAGATTTTTTGGTataacacacacagagaatatGCTACACTCACTAGATTCAAGAAGCTCCACAGCGGCACTGTGGATAATATTATCTACATCTTCTTATCAGCTGCCTCTCACCATGCCAGTGTCTCAGAGCAAACATTCTCGGTGATGCTATCAGCACTGGGAAGTATCGAGATGGAGAAGTACTGAAAGCTGGGTGGGGGTGGGAAGTGGGACTTGCGAAGCCTcgcagaagagaaaataaataaatacctccTTATCAGGCCCGTATCAGTTTCTCAGTGGGGTCTGTCAAGCAGGAAGTTCAAATTGacacttttctctctctaaGAAAAAAGCTccaaggggaagggaagaggaggaaatgctGGCGCTGctggaaaagtgaaaatgcaCGGCTGCTTCAGTGGGAGGAACGCTCGTGCTGTCACCAGGTTAAACCTCAGGGTGGGGACGTACGTGCCTTACGCGCCGGAGCAAGCCCGTGAGTGACAGAAAGGAAGCTCGCACTGAGAATGTAACTTTCTTTGTGCAACAGGCCCATGTCCCCACATGACAGACTAAAGGTAAttgctctctccttcccttcaaAGCGTTGCCAGTAAAGCCTTTCCTCCTACTAATTTCCATGTGCAGACAGCACTTGCGAcatttaaagattatttttcaagtCTAACTGTGATTGCTTTCTTTAGTTTGCAAGCTATCTTTGGTCCATAATCTCTCTTTGGCTTCTTCCCCTATTACCTGAGCACAACGAACCCTTGAAAACACCAAAGAGATCAAAACATAAACAAGCGTGTCAGCACTGTGTAAAATAAGAGAAGGTCATGTTGAGGGCCGAGGAGAGGTTCTTAATGTTTTATACTGAACGTGGATTTAAACCAGGGCTGAGACTGATTGAGAGGTTTACAACCTTTCTCGTTGCTCTTAAAGGAGCTATATACTTCAAAGTTAAAGAGAGATATTTCTTATAAAtggatttttgctttaaaacttgTGATTCTAGATTTCAGTTCTTACCCATCACAATGTCTTCCTCTCACTCTTGAAATGcatttctccctcccacccccataTACGTATATACACACTAAATACAGGCACATACTCTTCCAAGATCTGTCTATTTTCTGTGGTTGGCAGGACACACAGAAAAGAGGTTCATGACAAAACAAGAACAGTGCAGCTGCATTTCTAAATTACTGATCTGAAGggcaagaggggaaaaaagaaagaaaaaaaacccagatgtgCCTCTTTAAAGAGCCTGATCCACTTCTAACTAAGGTCAACAGATTATTTTCTCAGATCTGAGATTAGTGAGTGTGTGCAAGAGGCAAAGGAACAAAACTcatgttatttttaagtattaatAAGACTTGAGTGGAGGGGCTGCCTGGAGTCACTCCAATGTGGGTGTTCCAGCTACACCCTGCTGCATAGCTGTAGGCTTTGCTCTCATTTCTTGTGCTCCGAGCTGTAGCCTGagaaagacttcagaaaaacaatgatctgttttcttctaaaacctTGAAAAACGGTTGTAGGCAGACAGTAATCTCAATAGTAATTTCAGGAGCGAGATGGTACCGAACACTTCGAGTGGTGGAGCTTAATTATGCCGATTCACATTTTCAGTCTAAATTAAGCACCTGTTTTACTAGTAGAAAGAGAACCTCGAAGTTGTGAAGcaggcaaaacaaaaagtgtTCCCACTCAAAATGAGAACAGAGACCAACATTTAGAAGTATATAATTTGatcatctgttttctgaatgtgtCCAAGGCAGGGTGACATGCCTTTGAAAACATTCTGCTCAGAGAAGATCTTTAAGGGAGCCTTCAAATAATCCTTAGTATTAAGTCAGCTTCAGCCCCCAAATTCTGGGTTTGTGAAGACAACTTTTcatataatttcaaaataattttcctgagCCCTTTTGAAGATTCCAGGAggcattttttttaagcaagtgcAGATGTTTCCTCTCAACCCAAACAGAAAGGCTTCAAAACCTGAAAGTGAAACTGCCCATAAACAAAAGGGAAAGCGAGTGGCAGGGCTTAGCTTAATGTCCAGTGTGTCAGGGCCAgtaggaagaaggaaagaataaatcacatttaaaaacaagcatTGAAAAGTTCATCTTCATAGAATCCAGaaggttttaaataattttaagttaAACCTTTAAATTTAACCTTGTTAAACCtgttaatgaaacaaaaagattgCCAAATGTTTTGCAAATATGCAAATTGTCTTCCCCCAACTCAAACTCTTTTCCTGAAGCTTGACTAGAAGATGTCACCTGCCCGTACTTGACTGAGGAGACAAACACGACATGAGCAGCAGGAAGTTGCATCATGTGATTGCAATACGTGAACATTATTATCAAATAGTCATGGCCTGAGTCAACATGTTTGGaggggtttatttatttatttatttatttattttaaactgttactCTCTCCACCTTCCATCCCAAAATAACCCTCCTACAATGAGGTAAGAATGAAATGCTGAACTATGTGGGACTTGCAAAGCAAATTTCCTCAGTCTGTTTGCTAgcccaaaaataaaatatcacagACTAAAATACAATCTGAGGGCCCAGCTGAATGAGGTTAAGCAGCACATTTAACAAACTAATTgccaaaacctgattttttggCCAGCAGAATACAGGAATCTTGTGCCATCACGCTTAAAACCATTTAGTGGACAAGGGCACCATCTGAAGGTGATATATCTCAAATCTTGATAGAAAACAACATTAGTGGCCTCAAAACAGGCATGAAGGGGATGGGGATCATTTAAAACAAGACTGAGTCTCCACCGCTGCGATAATGTGGAGTCTTGCCTCTACCACTATTGTGCAACTCCTTGCAGGCACTTCAACATCCACTCCAAGTTACGTAGCTCCACTCAGAGCTAATCATGGCTGTGAAGGTAGGTGTGTGCTTCAGCGTCTGAAGGACTGGGTCAAAGGCCCCActttaagaaaacacagaggacAGGCTT
Protein-coding regions in this window:
- the PRDM1 gene encoding PR domain zinc finger protein 1 isoform X2, with amino-acid sequence MKMDMEDADMTLWTEADFEEKCTYIVNDHPLDPSADGGTLTQAEASLPRNLTFKYASNCKEVTGVISKEYIPKGTRFGPLVGEIYTSDTVPKNANRKYFWRIYSSGELHHFIDGFNEDKSNWMRYVNPGYSVQEQNLAACQNGMNIYFYTIKPIPANQELLVWYCRDFAERLHYPSSRELTMMNLTQTNVNPKQHSADKDDLYQKSIPKKEHSVKEILKMESNPPKGKDFFQTNISPVTPEKDLDDLRKNYSPERCFFPRVVYPIRPHIPEDYLKASLAYGMDRPSYITHSPIQTSTTPSPSGRSSPDQSLKSSSPHSSPGVTVSPLAPTSQEHREPYSYLNGSYGSEGLGSYPGYAPPGHLPPAFLPSYNPHYPKFLIPPFNMSCNNLSALNNINGINNFNLFPRMYPLYGNLLSGGSLSHHMLNPTTLPSSLPSEGGRRLLQPDHPRDFLIPAPNSAFSVTGAAASMKDKPCSPTSGSPTAGTAASSEHIMQPKPTSVVLAATGGEEAMNLIKSKRNVTGYKTLPYPLKKQNGKIKYECNVCSKTFGQLSNLKVHLRVHSGERPFKCQTCNKGFTQLAHLQKHYLVHTGEKPHECQVCHKRFSSTSNLKTHLRLHSGEKPYQCKLCPAKFTQFVHLKLHKRLHTRERPHKCIHCHKSYIHLCSLQVHLKGNCPVAPASGLSMEDLNRINEEIEKFDISDNADKLEEVEDNIDLTSIVEKDILTMLRREMEGANLKVSLQRNLGNGLISSGCNLYESSDMSLMKLPHGHPLPLLPVKVKQETVEPMDP
- the PRDM1 gene encoding PR domain zinc finger protein 1 isoform X1 yields the protein MRIKGCFLFFQAATQCSSDAVSFKNLVKGREWTMKMDMEDADMTLWTEADFEEKCTYIVNDHPLDPSADGGTLTQAEASLPRNLTFKYASNCKEVTGVISKEYIPKGTRFGPLVGEIYTSDTVPKNANRKYFWRIYSSGELHHFIDGFNEDKSNWMRYVNPGYSVQEQNLAACQNGMNIYFYTIKPIPANQELLVWYCRDFAERLHYPSSRELTMMNLTQTNVNPKQHSADKDDLYQKSIPKKEHSVKEILKMESNPPKGKDFFQTNISPVTPEKDLDDLRKNYSPERCFFPRVVYPIRPHIPEDYLKASLAYGMDRPSYITHSPIQTSTTPSPSGRSSPDQSLKSSSPHSSPGVTVSPLAPTSQEHREPYSYLNGSYGSEGLGSYPGYAPPGHLPPAFLPSYNPHYPKFLIPPFNMSCNNLSALNNINGINNFNLFPRMYPLYGNLLSGGSLSHHMLNPTTLPSSLPSEGGRRLLQPDHPRDFLIPAPNSAFSVTGAAASMKDKPCSPTSGSPTAGTAASSEHIMQPKPTSVVLAATGGEEAMNLIKSKRNVTGYKTLPYPLKKQNGKIKYECNVCSKTFGQLSNLKVHLRVHSGERPFKCQTCNKGFTQLAHLQKHYLVHTGEKPHECQVCHKRFSSTSNLKTHLRLHSGEKPYQCKLCPAKFTQFVHLKLHKRLHTRERPHKCIHCHKSYIHLCSLQVHLKGNCPVAPASGLSMEDLNRINEEIEKFDISDNADKLEEVEDNIDLTSIVEKDILTMLRREMEGANLKVSLQRNLGNGLISSGCNLYESSDMSLMKLPHGHPLPLLPVKVKQETVEPMDP